A genomic stretch from Spongiibacter nanhainus includes:
- a CDS encoding BrnA antitoxin family protein, which translates to MKGTDMRDHYDFSKSVKNPYAKKLKKQVTIRLDEDTIEYFKKLAEEKDLPYQSLINLYLRDCAQSHKDLKIEWQ; encoded by the coding sequence ATGAAGGGTACAGACATGCGTGATCACTATGACTTTTCCAAATCCGTCAAAAACCCATACGCCAAAAAGCTCAAGAAGCAAGTCACTATTAGGCTCGACGAAGATACTATCGAGTATTTTAAGAAACTTGCCGAGGAAAAAGATCTTCCCTATCAAAGCCTCATCAACCTCTATCTTAGGGATTGCGCTCAGTCGCACAAAGATCTCAAGATTGAGTGGCAATAA
- a CDS encoding BrnT family toxin — translation MSNLNFEWDPRKDASNQKKHGVSFREAKTVFTDEYARLIADPDHSDEEDRFIILGASIDSRLLVVCHCIRGEEAIRIISARKADKREREIYEGYRHA, via the coding sequence ATGAGCAATCTCAACTTTGAATGGGACCCCCGAAAAGATGCTTCCAACCAAAAGAAGCATGGAGTTTCATTCCGCGAAGCAAAAACAGTCTTCACGGACGAGTACGCTCGCTTGATCGCAGATCCAGATCACTCGGACGAGGAAGATCGCTTCATAATCCTTGGTGCGAGCATTGATTCTCGCTTGCTAGTTGTTTGTCATTGCATCAGAGGCGAAGAGGCGATTCGGATTATCTCCGCTCGCAAAGCTGATAAGCGGGAACGCGAAATTTATGAAGGGTACAGACATGCGTGA